The Drosophila bipectinata strain 14024-0381.07 chromosome 3L, DbipHiC1v2, whole genome shotgun sequence region aaaaaaaaaaataggcaaAATTCCAAATGGAGAGGAACCGACGTTCAGACTATAGATCGACTATAAGAAAGACTAGGCGCAATTTCAAATGGGGAAGATTCGATGTTCCAAAATCATAAGGACTGTCGGTTTTAGCTGATTATTACGTTGAAGCCCGGCACACAGGACACATCCGGAAAAGTTCTTGCGATATTGGGTTAAAGTATTGATGGATATTGGTGGTTCAAACTGGCGCTTTACGATGATGGCGCAAAAAAAGACGCTCGCATGTAAGATACCAAAAATACCCACattataagaatatatatattctagaGATTTTAGGTACAACCCCCCCTGGTGGGGCGGTGGGGTAGCTGGTGCCTGTTGTCAACTTTTAACGGCTCCCTTTGATCTCCTTGAGACGCGTTTGGTGGTCGACAAAGAAAAACGTggattgattaaaaatatgcAATGGGCCATCAGAAAAcatggtaaaaaaaataacatttttccTCATAAAACAATAGGTATATACGTATCCTTTAAGGTTTCTTTTCCCTGTATGATGGAGTGAGTGCCCAGATATTGCGGCAGCTCACCTATACGACGATGCGGTTCCACCTGTACCAGTTGGGAAAGCAAAGGTTCGATGATTCCAGATACTTCCAAAAGTGCATATTGGCCACATTTTCGGGAAGCATAGCCAGTTCTATAGGTATACCTATAGAGTTGGTGAATACCAGAATGCACATAGACAGGACCTTGCCAAAGGATGAGAGATGGAACTACCGCCACGCCTTTCATGGTCTTTATCGTGTGTGCAGGGACGAAGGATTCCTGGCCCTCTACAAGGGCGGCCTCTTCTCAATTATACGTTCTTCCTTGAGCACCATTGGCCAGATTGCGTCCTATGATCAGGTGAATATATGATGGCCCTGTACGGCCATGATAATAAATTCTGTATTAATATAGGCCAAGGAGTTCTACATGCGATCCTTTGATTTCAAACACGACCAAAAGTTGCTGCACGTAATCAGCTCTGTGACTGCTGCTATTATATATGGACCACTTATCCAGCCCATCGAAAACATTCGAACCCTCCAAATGACCCACCCCGGCGGAATGTCGGACTACGTCCGGCACCTACTGGACTTCGGGACGCGAGGACTTTTCCGGGGATTGGTGCCTTGTTTGCTGCGATCAGTTCCAAATACGATCATAATGTTTTTACTCTTCGAAGAGTTTCGTGTACGTTTTGGAAATAGGAAATAGATATCTAGTAAGAAAATAGGCTAGTTCACAGTGAATCGAAAAACACAGCAAGTGGCCCATATACGATGTTAGTGTAGCTAAATTTTATGACGTTCaaggataaaaaataaaatatatcaagTTTCTACAATAGTAATTAAACAGACTTTGTAAATCTGTAATTAATTAATCTAAATCTATAAAAAGCATTTAATTCCCAATTATCCAGAGTaaacttttgtttaaatattagcTCGGGAAGCTGCCCATCATTTGAACCTGATATCCTGGTCAGTTGCCAAATAATTGTTAACTTCCCGACTCCTGACCTGGTTGGGTGGTGTGTGTTCGCAAAACACTCTCGGTTAGAGAAGGGTTAAACAAACAGGGCTTGGTGCCTTCATAAAGCATTCAATTCCACGTTGATTGGACACACACGAGGACCGCACGCAGAGCCGGTTAGGTTCGAAGCGAATGCGGGTCAACAGTGCGTATgtgttatatttattaatgCAAAACGATGTGAGTGCACCACGACCACTAAAGCGGCTGCATAAATACAAACTATGCAAATGATTTTAATGACAAACAAAATGTGCTAGCAGTGCGACTAATAACCTGCCAAGCGGCACAGAAAACAAGGGTGCCCCGACCTCTGACCCGTCTTTCTCCCAAACTCATCGTCGATGCAATCGAAAGTCAGTCATAAATTTGGCTCTGAGCATTTATGCAAATCGTGGGAGCTCCCTGCAAGTGTTAGTTTGGCTTACTAACTCCACAGGACTCAAGAAACACtctaaagaaaataaaaagctataaaatagatacaaaatattctttaggttgcttaattaaaactatatttcaaaaatactaAGCTTAGATTAGCAAaggaattttttaaatgtttcatAGTCTtgtatttaaaactaaatcTGGTAACTTTTCAAGTGTAAGTTAGTTGCATTTCGGAGGACCTCTGCTATGACGAAAAGAACCTTAGAGCTCTGTCTAATTCAGTTTCATTGCGTCGcattattcttatttttccGCGTAATCGTCGTCCTAAAATTGCCTACTTACAAATTCAATTTCCACAATGATTGCAATCACGATTAAAGGGTAGCTAGCCGTGGGCTTTGCAGGGATAAGGGGTGTATGGGTGCTTAGTAATAGCCAGAGTGTCCTCCATATGTTACAAACACCCATTCACCCATCCACGAATCCATAACAATGCCGTCCATACGTGCAACATTTACCGTCGTTTACGTGACACGACACCCACACAAAATGGCGCTGAATGGAATGGCATGGTATGGGATATGGTATGAAATACAAGGATATGTGCGTCGCCTTTGCTGTTCCTGTCTGAGCATTGTTGCTCATACGCCTAGTTGTCAGAGGGACGCGACATCCTAACTAGAACTACACACACAGCACGTGCTGGCATTTAGCCCCCAACTTTGGTGGCCCAACTGCGTCCTCCTTGTCAAGGAGTTGGACAAATTAATGTTCATTAGTCACGTTGCAAGTTGTAATCAATTTATAATGCGACCAGTTGTGGTTGATGTTTCGTTGAGCTCCACGAACGCGGTCAACGATCCCTTCAATTATATTGTATTTCTAAATACGTGGTTTTTTTTGCCAGACACAAGAAACAAAAGTAGGCTCATAGGGATCATCAAGTCCACCataatcttcaaaaaaaaaaaaggcataaCACTTTGTTAGTTTACTTTTATCCCTCCTAAGGTGCATTTTCCGAAATGAAGTCTCAACTGTTCGTACATCACAAATACCATAACTGTGGCAGGACCCTTGCGCACCATCGTGGGCAGCAAGCCCCGAAAGGGTCCTATGTATCCAAAGCGCATCATGTGCTTGGCGGCTTGCGAAAATGTTTCGAATTGTCCTGGCCTCCCGGTCATCATTAGGGTCTTCATCACGTCCAGTGGATGGGTCAGAGTGGTTGAAATTATGGAGGTCACAAAAGAACTGAAAAAGTGCAGGGGTACACTGTCATGCATAGCGAGTCGATGTTGCATTTCCGTTTTGATCTTTAAATACAAATCATAAATTAAGAGCTATTTACTATTAAAgtattaataaatatgtacAATCTTATAACTCACAATGTCATAGGAGGAGATTTGAGAGCATGTTCCCAAAGAAGCCTTGAGAGTTGCCACCGATCCACCTTTGTACAGTGCGAGAATCCCCTCTTCTCTGGGAATCCTTATCAGGGCGTCAAAGATGTGCTTGTAACTAAAATATTCGAGATTGCCATTAAGACTATGTACTTCGTCGAGGAGATCATTTGAAAAATACTTGCGGCGAGCATGCTCGGGATGTTTCATATCCGTTTGCATCCGAACGTTGATCAGATCAGCTGGTATTCCACAAATCGATCCACAGGCACCAGCCAGAAGGCCCAACAAAAGTTTTCCCAGGTAGGAATCATCATTGACTATATAGTTCTGCCGACCAGCCTCGTAAACCGAAAATCTAATGTTGATGGACGTCATCTGTTGGAGCACAGCCGCCGAGAAGCCATCGTAAAAGCCGATATAACCTTGAATATTGCAGTTTTTATAAGATATTTCCCTATTAAACCCTCCAAATTAAGCCCAGCAAACCTCGCCTCTTAATAATTTTCCGGGCGGTACCCAGAATGGTACGTTGCCGTTTCTGAGTCTGCATGTGGGTCTTCACAATGTCGATGGGAGCCATTACGGAGGAAACTGCCGAGCAGGAGATACCTCCGAACCACCACCGGGCTACCTTATCCCCGGGATTCTCTGCGCATTCGTCTAACGATCCTGGAATTCGAAGTCCATAGTCGTCAAACATCCCGCCATATACTTCTtcatttaatagttttttttgctaaaaatgataaaatataatataagtAATATTAGAAAATTTTAGTTCTAAGCAAAGTTTGAGTTTTTGTGACTTACTTTGCACAACTAGGGAGGGATTTTGGGTTATAT contains the following coding sequences:
- the LOC108134084 gene encoding mitochondrial dicarboxylate carrier: MYNPPWWGGGVAGACCQLLTAPFDLLETRLVVDKEKRGLIKNMQWAIRKHGFFSLYDGVSAQILRQLTYTTMRFHLYQLGKQRFDDSRYFQKCILATFSGSIASSIGIPIELVNTRMHIDRTLPKDERWNYRHAFHGLYRVCRDEGFLALYKGGLFSIIRSSLSTIGQIASYDQAKEFYMRSFDFKHDQKLLHVISSVTAAIIYGPLIQPIENIRTLQMTHPGGMSDYVRHLLDFGTRGLFRGLVPCLLRSVPNTIIMFLLFEEFRVRFGNRK
- the Dic4 gene encoding mitochondrial dicarboxylate carrier isoform X2, whose amino-acid sequence is MFDDYGLRIPGSLDECAENPGDKVARWWFGGISCSAVSSVMAPIDIVKTHMQTQKRQRTILGTARKIIKRRGYIGFYDGFSAAVLQQMTSINIRFSVYEAGRQNYIVNDDSYLGKLLLGLLAGACGSICGIPADLINVRMQTDMKHPEHARRNYKHIFDALIRIPREEGILALYKGGSVATLKASLGTCSQISSYDIIKTEMQHRLAMHDSVPLHFFSSFVTSIISTTLTHPLDVMKTLMMTGRPGQFETFSQAAKHMMRFGYIGPFRGLLPTMVRKGPATVMVFVMYEQLRLHFGKCTLGGIKVN
- the Dic4 gene encoding mitochondrial dicarboxylate carrier isoform X1 encodes the protein MFDDYGLRIPGSLDECAENPGDKVARWWFGGISCSAVSSVMAPIDIVKTHMQTQKRQRTILGTARKIIKRRGYIGFYDGFSAAVLQQMTSINIRFSVYEAGRQNYIVNDDSYLGKLLLGLLAGACGSICGIPADLINVRMQTDMKHPEHARRNYKHIFDALIRIPREEGILALYKGGSVATLKASLGTCSQISSYDILLIYDLYLKIKTEMQHRLAMHDSVPLHFFSSFVTSIISTTLTHPLDVMKTLMMTGRPGQFETFSQAAKHMMRFGYIGPFRGLLPTMVRKGPATVMVFVMYEQLRLHFGKCTLGGIKVN